The proteins below are encoded in one region of Leptospira noumeaensis:
- a CDS encoding M23 family metallopeptidase, with product MKRNRSYYIILVLILFVVTYSAYAAYQKQKNGPVFLDNHVFQRYNEQWGLWVDLNAERKSLLEKASEFGILAQEVMEINNLKEADLKRLKRSIFFPYSAEYMRGLQEKELFRETVESPIDQFIWPVLPNHKSRISSRIGRRWNTWHTGLDIAIPKNSIVLAAADGVVEEANRSGDYGLAVKIYHHDMNHFHTVYGHNQELLVKPGDVVRKGQIIAFSGNTGKSTGPHVHFEVRFHNVYLNPENFLTPYEEGVATSIVGFAD from the coding sequence ATGAAGCGAAACCGAAGTTACTATATCATTCTAGTCCTAATCCTGTTTGTAGTGACCTACTCCGCCTATGCGGCCTACCAGAAGCAAAAAAATGGTCCTGTTTTTTTGGACAACCATGTCTTCCAACGTTATAACGAGCAGTGGGGACTTTGGGTCGACCTAAACGCCGAGAGAAAAAGCCTTCTCGAAAAAGCTTCCGAGTTTGGAATCCTAGCCCAAGAGGTGATGGAGATCAACAACCTAAAAGAAGCAGATCTAAAACGTTTGAAACGCTCTATATTTTTTCCTTACTCAGCAGAATACATGCGGGGACTCCAAGAAAAGGAACTCTTTCGCGAAACTGTTGAATCTCCCATTGACCAATTCATTTGGCCGGTTCTTCCCAATCACAAATCTCGAATTTCTTCTCGGATTGGAAGGCGTTGGAACACCTGGCATACGGGTTTAGACATTGCCATTCCTAAAAACTCCATTGTCCTTGCTGCTGCCGACGGGGTGGTGGAAGAAGCAAACCGAAGTGGTGACTATGGTTTGGCAGTCAAAATTTACCACCATGACATGAACCACTTTCATACCGTTTATGGACACAACCAAGAGTTACTTGTGAAACCTGGCGATGTAGTTCGTAAAGGACAAATCATTGCATTCTCTGGAAATACAGGGAAGTCAACTGGTCCTCATGTTCACTTTGAAGTTCGATTCCATAACGTGTACCTCAATCCAGAAAACTTTCTCACTCCGTATGAAGAAGGTGTTGCCACAAG